The following is a genomic window from Marinococcus sp. PL1-022.
CCTACAGCAGCTACAATCATTAGTATGCCGCCAAGCTTTGCTTTATTTCGTACTAATACTGAGCCAACAATTCCTAATACCGAAAATAGTAAAGCACCGAAACCAAGCCCTGTAACACTACTTGTACCTGTTTCTGAAAATCCGGCGTCAATTGCCCCGAAAAGGAGGGCGAAAACACCAGCGAACAATCCTAAAATGCCCCCGATCAAACCTAAAACAAATTCGCCTGTTCTGTTCATTTTATAATACCCCTTTATTTCAATGTAATATGGGAAGAGTTAGTGCCGAAAATACCTTCAGTCACTTCTGCTTCCAGATGATCTTCTTCCGCTACTTCATCTGTTACATCAAAGACCACTTGGCCCTCGATGGATGAGCCTGGATTGACTTCAGAAAAGAAAAAGTCTGCAGCTTGACTAGGATCCTCGGAAGAATTCGCATAAGTACTGGCAGTAGCATCGGCTTCAAATGTTTTTCCATCCTGTTTTAAACGAACCTGCGAAGAATCGACCATTGCCGCTTCGCTTCCGTTATTGGTATAAACCATGTCGAGAATAATGTACGTTCCTTCTGCTGTCTCAGAGAGGTATTCGTCACCAACTGTAGAAGCTGTTGAAACATTATTAATTTGAAAGGAAACTGCTCCGACTGTTACCTTTTCGCCTAATTCATCGGAAGATTCAGTTTCACCGGAATTTTCGGAGCTTTCTTCGCCCTCTGCTTCTGAAGAGTCGTCGCTGGAGTCCGGTTCTTCATTTGCTTCTTCGCTTTCACCACCAGCTTGTGCCTCTTCTTCTTCCTGCAACTCTTGCTCCCGTTCTTCTAATTCTTGCTCACGCTGATCTAATTCTTCAGCGCGTTGTTCTTGTTCCTCTGTTTCGCTAGTAGATTCTGTTTCCGCTTCTGCTTTTTCAGTAGTCTCTTCTTCTTGTGCCTGTTGATTACTGGTAGCAGAGTTGTCTGAGACTAATGCGTACCCACCGAAGCCAATCGCGAACAATCCGACAAAAGCAATAACATAATGCTTGGTCCGGATTTTTTCAAAAAGTGCTCGTTTGGCAACTAGCCGCATAACCGCATGTACGGCCCAAACAGCAAGTACTAGAAATGACAAAATAAATAGAAGCAAAAAGAAATTTTCCATGCTCTATTCCCCCTTTAAATATTTAATTACTTTTAACAGGGAGAACGTAGAACATACCGTAATCCCCTCAATTGGAATATCCCCCTTTATATGTAAATGAATGAACCTTTTTCATTTTACCAACACATAGTCCTAGAAACAATTACGTGCAAAAATTTTTAATTTGTGATTTCCGTACTAAAGTAATAGGAAATATTGTATTTATTTTGTTAGTTGGGGTTGCCGCATGGCTATAAGAAAGCCTTTTGTGTATAAGTGTAAAAATAATTCTAGCTTTAAGAAGTGGTGTGGGTGCAATGCGAACTAGGGACACGGGTGTTAAGTGAGAAGCGGGAAGCATGGGGGGACGTTTTAGAATATGCACAAAGGACCGGAGATTTACTACTATAAGTTTACCCCGGTCCGTTGGCATCGCTATAGCGATATTGGGAAATCTATGAAAAGATTCGGAATGTACTTTTCGGAGTACTAATCGACGTAATATTTACAGTACTTTTGGTAAGTATCGCAGGGTTAGGATGGAAAGTGATCGAGTAGACATGGAGCTAAAACAGAAACAAAGGGGCGGTACCATGAGCGAACGCATGGGAGAAATTCAATGGGATAAAGTC
Proteins encoded in this region:
- a CDS encoding DUF4064 domain-containing protein; protein product: MNRTGEFVLGLIGGILGLFAGVFALLFGAIDAGFSETGTSSVTGLGFGALLFSVLGIVGSVLVRNKAKLGGILMIVAAVGGFISVSAFFIISGILLLIAGIMGVARKDKTATA
- a CDS encoding DUF4352 domain-containing protein: MENFFLLLFILSFLVLAVWAVHAVMRLVAKRALFEKIRTKHYVIAFVGLFAIGFGGYALVSDNSATSNQQAQEEETTEKAEAETESTSETEEQEQRAEELDQREQELEEREQELQEEEEAQAGGESEEANEEPDSSDDSSEAEGEESSENSGETESSDELGEKVTVGAVSFQINNVSTASTVGDEYLSETAEGTYIILDMVYTNNGSEAAMVDSSQVRLKQDGKTFEADATASTYANSSEDPSQAADFFFSEVNPGSSIEGQVVFDVTDEVAEEDHLEAEVTEGIFGTNSSHITLK